The Psychroflexus sp. ALD_RP9 region ATTTATAGCCTTAATTTATTGTTTGCGCTATTATTAATTGTTGCCTACTTGTTACCATTTATTCCTCCTAAATTATCATCCATATTGTCTATTATAAACCTTGGTTTAGGCATCCTTTTAGCAATAAATGTTTTGTTTATGTTGTATTGGGTAATTTTATTAAAGCGCCAAGTTTTCTTATCGCTATTATGTATCCTTATAGGTTTTAACTATTGGAACTCTATTTATGCATTTAACACTTTAAATAAGAATCGAAACATCACAGATTCAACTATTGACATCATGAACTATAATGTCCGGTTATTCAACAAATACAAATGGATTGACTCAGATAAAGTACCTCAAAATATAAAGAAATTTATCCATAAACAATCGCCTGATATTTTAGCATTACAAGATTATTATTTACATGAATCGACAGATTTAAAAGAATTTAAATACAGTTATAAACAACCTACAAAAGCTAACGGAAAAAACGGTTTAGCTATTTTTAGTAATTATAAAATCATCAGAACTAAAAATCTTGAATTTGAGCAAACTGCTAATAATGCTATTTATGCTGATGTAGTTATTAACAACGACACTTTACGAATCTTTGCAGTGCATTTAGAATCTTTAAAAATTGTTCCTAATGTTAAGCAACTTCAAAATAATGATCAACAAAAATTAGTAAACCGTATTGGTAAATCATTTATCAAACAACAGTCACAAGCTGAATTAGTTGCAAAGGAAATTAAAAATTCACCTTACAAAGTGGTTGTTTGTGCTGATTTAAACAACTCGCCTGTTTCTTATGTCTCTAGGAAAATTTTAGGCAATCGTTTACAAGATAGTTTTAAAGAAGTTGGCCAAGGCTTTGGTAAAACTTTCGATTTTGATTTCATACCGTTAAGAATTGATGTAATTTATGTTGATAAAAACCTTAAACCGATTAAGTTTAAGAATTTTGATGTAAATTATTCAGACCACTACCCGATTTTAACACGAATAGAAATATAACACTTATTTAATTTGATCAAAATAAACCTCAGCTGAAGGTCCTAAATTAAATAACACATCTAACACACATAAATTAGGAATAAAACCATACTTAGACTTAAAGACTTGGTTATATTCTGAAATTCCATAAAATGCTGAACGTTTAGCTGAAATGAATCGGCGTTCATCTTTAATTTCATTATTAGATGAATAAACAAGTTTATATTCATCTGTAAATTTAAAATTGAAGTCTATGCCTAAAGCTTCAGCTACCACTTCTGTACATTTCAAATTGTAATCCATTAAAAAAGTTGCTGGTTTTTCAAACAAAAAGGCAAAATCATCTTCATAAAATTCAAAAAAAGGCGACGTTCTGTAAGCAGTTTGAATAGACTTCCAATGTAATTGCTGCCATTTAAAACTTTGCTCAATTTTTACATCTTTGTATAATTGACGCTGGTGATTGTCTTTCCTATGCTTAACAGGAATATTTAATTGCAACCTACCATTGGCACCATAAATATACTGTCTATTACGATAAGTTTGTTTCTGGTAATTATCATGCATTTCAAAAGCTATACAATCTGCCTTACTCATAGCAATGTATTGATCTAAAGGACCAAAATAAGCTGGATGAAAAAGAGAAGTTACCATAAATTAAGCTTTTTTACGCTTTTTACTAAAATATCTGAAACCAAACCAAAGTACTAATGCAATCAAGAAATATTGCAAATAAGATACGCGTTCGCCTTCACCAGCTACGGTTGTAAACATACGGTCTAACCTAAGTTTATCAAGTAAACCAGATGCATTACCATCTAAACTTAACCAAATAAATACAGGTTTACCAACCACATGGCTCATTGGGACATAACCCCAGAAACGACTATCTTCACTGTTATGACGATTATCACCCATCATAAAATAATAATCTTGTTTAAAGGTATAATTATCGATAGGTTTGTTATTCATGTAAACTTGATCTCCTTTAATAGACAAGCTTTGTTGCCTACCTAGCTCAGAACCTTCATAAACTTCAATCACACGACGATAAAGTGAAAAAGATTCAGCATTTAGTTTTACAGTTTTTCCTTTTTTTGGAATATAAATAGGTCCAAACTGATCGCGATTCCAATTAACTTTTTTGTTATTAGGGAAGATTTTTAAATCTTTTTCACCTTTTGGGTCAATTTGCCGCTTAATCCATTCTACATTAGGATGGTTTTCGAGTTTTTTAGCAGAAGCCTCTGTTACAGCGGGAATTAAATATTGCCGTTTTGATTTATTAAACCAAGCAATACCATCTGTAATATTGTAAATTTCAACTAAACTACGCAAATTAAAACCCTGACCTTTACCTTGAACGATATAAGAATACTGTGGTTTTGCACGCTCAGGCAATTCTAAAGGCTTAGAATTAATATAAATTTTTCCATCAACAATTTTTAATGAATCACCTGGAACACCGACGGTTCGTTTAACGTAATTAGATTTTTTATCGATGGGTTTATGGTAATGTTTTCCTGAGCTATCACCAAACATTCTTACCGTATCTACAGGCCAGTTAAAAACAACTATATCATTACGTTCAATTTCGGTGATAGCAGGTAATCGCATTAAAGGTAATTCAACCGAAGATGAATAAGATTTAACACCAAGACCAGGAATTGAATCATGAACCATAGGAAAAGATATTGGTGTCTTTGGTACGCGAGCTCCATAATGAAATTTACTAACAAACAGGAAATCACCAACCAATAAACTCTTTTCTAATGAAGAGGTTGGAATTGTAAAGGGCTGCATGACGTATGTATGAACTATTGTTGCCGCTACCACTGCAAAAACAACAGAACTAACAAATTCTCCCGTTTTAGTTGTTGCTTTAATACTACGATTACCTAGGTATTGACAAGTTGATAAATAGTTGAGATAATAATTGTAAAAACCTAAACTAAATATGGCTAGAAAAGTATCTAAAGTTGAATTTTTACCAAAGCTTCTAGCAGTTTCTACCCATATCACAGGAAACATAATAACATTGATTACAGGAATAAATAGTAAAAATACCCACCACCAAGGTCTATTGATTATTTTTAATAATACGATTGCATTATAAATAGGGATTGCTGCTTCCCAAGCTTCTCGACCTGCGCGTTTATAAAGTTTCCAAGTTCCCAAAAAATGAATAACTTGGATAATAATGATCAATACTAGTAAATTGATTAATGTTAGCATAATTACTGAGTTAAATCGTCTAAAACTTGCGCCATTGTGTAAACGCCAGTTGGTTGTTTATAAATCCATTCGGCTGCTATAACAGCACCTTTTGAAAAGCCATCACGCGAAAAAGCAGTGTGACGAATACTTAATTGGTCAATTTTATTAAAAAAAGTTACAGTGTGATCACCAAAAACTTCTCCTTCTCTATATGCTTCAATTGGAAGTTTAAACGCTTCGTGTTCTGGAGGACAAGACCATTCTGAATATTTTGTGTGATCTTCTATTACTTGCTCCGCCAAAGTAATAGCTGTTCCGCTTGGTGCATCTTTTTTATGAATATGATGGGTTTCTTCTAATTTAGCATTATAATCTGTGTTGACCATTAATTTAGATAAGTAAGCATTTAGTTTAAAAAACAAATTAACTCCAACACTAAAGTTTGAAGCATATAAAAATTTTGATTCGTGCTTATGGCATAATTTTACAGCTTCATCATAACGGTTAAGCCAGCCTGTTGTTCCTGAAATCACAGGAAGTTGAATTTTTAAAGCTTCTGAGATATTTTTAAAGGCAGCATCAGGAACGCTAAAATCTATTGCCAAATCTGCCTGCTTCAATAAATCTAAATCTATGTCTTTATTTGTTTTATATATCACTTCATGACCGCGATTAAGAGCAACTTTTTCGATTGCTTTTCCCATTTTTCCGTAGCCAAGTAAGGCAAGTTTCATATTAATTAAGCTTTATATTAAAAGTAAGATTAAATTCTGGTTTCCGAGTGATGTGATTGGGTATAATTTGCGGACTTACACTCAAATCGCGCGAAACATTAAACTGGTTTAAATGCGCTTCAACATTTGCATCTATGATATTTAGTATGTAAAATCCAATAATAAATAATAAAGAGTATTCTTTATTTTGACGGAATTGCTTTTGAGCATCAATGAGATTTTCATTGGTTAGTACACCAAAAAATTCATCATCTTCAAAACCCGCTAAACGACTTTTATAAGCATCTCTATAGCGATTATACTCATTATTATTAAAAATATAAAAGTAGGTGCTCGCACCTATTGCACCATATACAAGCGGAATTTTCCAATAACTTTTGTTATAAGCTTGACCCAATCCAGGTAAAACAGCCGAATAAAATGCAGCTTTAGCAGGTGCATTTGCATCGAAAGGGTTGGCTTGAAATTTTGATTCGGATTTTAGTGATTTTCTGTTTGTGTTTAGTTTTAAAACTGAGGTTGTATCAGTCTGTGCAAAGACAAACGAATTTATGAAAACAACAATTAATGCTATTAATAATTTAGGCATTTTTTGAATCTTGTAAAAGCTTAGCGATTCGGTTAAAATCTTCATCTGAAGAAAATGGTAATATAATTTTTCCGTTACCCTTTTTTGTAATCTTAATGTCAATTTTAGCTCCAAAATGTTGTGATATAGCTTTTAATTGTTGCTGCTTGTCTTGGTCGAGTTTTGGTTGAGAAATCGGTTTTTTACGACCTTCATTAATCGACTTTACTAATTTTTCAGTCTCGCGCACTGAAAGCTTTTCTTTTAGTATTTTTTCATACACTTCAATTTGCTGTTCAGTATTAGAGATATTGATTAAAGCACGACCGTGACCCATACTTAAAAAGCCGTCTCGCATGCCGGTTTGTATAATTGGGTCTAATTTTAATAAACGTAAGTAATTAGCAATTGTAGACCTATTTTTACCAACGCGATCGCTCAATTGCTCTTGTGTTAAATCTATTTCATCTATTAATCGTTGGTAAGATAATGCTATTTCAATTGGGTCTAAATCTTGGCGTTGAATATTTTCAACTAAGGCCATCTCAAGAGATTCTTGATCGTTTGCGATTCTAATGTAAGCAGGAATAGTTTCTAATCCCACTATTTTAGATGCTCTAAAACGACGTTCGCCTGAAACTAACTGATAAGCTTGTTGACCTACCTTTCTAACTGTAATTGGCTGTATTACACCTAGTTCACGAATAGAAGAAGCTAACTCGTCTAAGGCGTCTTCGTTAAAGCTAGTTCGTGGTTGAAATGGGTTTACTTCAATAGAATCGAGTTCTAACTCGACAATGTTGCCAACTACTTTATCAGCATTTTTATCTTCAACAGATTGAATATCGTTTTCAGGATCATTCAATAAAGCCGATAATCCTCTTCCTAATGCTTTTTTACGTGTTGTTTTTGCCATAGTTTAAAAATTAGGCATTGATTAATTCTTCTGCCAAACTTAGGTAATTATTTGCACCTTTGCTGGCAGCATCATATTTAATAATGCTTTCACCATAACTTGGTGCTTCACTTAAACGTACATTGCGCTGTATAATTGTATCAAATACCATATCACTGAAATGCTTTTTAACCTCGTCGACCACCTGATTAGATAATCGTAAGCGTGAATCGTACATGGTTAGTAATAAACCTTCAATTAGTAAGTCTTTATGATGAACCTTTTGTACACTTTTAATCGTGTTAAGTAATTTACCTAAACCTTCTAAGGCAAAATACTCACATTGTATAGGTATAATTACACTATCTGCAGCAGCTAAAGCATTTAAGGTTAATAAACCTAATGAAGGTGCGCAGTCAATAATCACGTAATCATAATTTTCTTTCAAATTGCGTGTAGCCTGTTTAAGCATTAATTCGCGATTATCTTGATCAACCAATTCGAGCTCAATCGCAACTAAATCAATATGGGCAGGAATTAAGTCTAAGTTTGGTGAGTCTGTTTCTATTATAGCTTCATTAGCTTTTGAAGTATGTTCTAGTAACTGATAAGTACCAACCTCAACAGTCTCTACATCTATTCCTAAGCCAGATGTTGCATTAGCCTGAGGATCAGCGTCTATTAGTAAAACTTTTTTCTCTAAAACCCCTAAAGCTGCGGCTAAATTAACAGCAGTTGTTGTTTTACCAACACCACCTTTTTGGTTTGCAATCGCAATTATTTTACCCATGTAAAAGCCTTTTTTTGAATCGTAAAAATACAATTAATTACGCCATTTTAAAATCTAAGTTATCAACAGATAAATCTTACATTATTATTTGAAATTCAAACCATTTTTAGGCTTTTATTCACAATAAAATTGAATCTAACCAAATATATTTGCTTAAAAAACTTGAGAAATTTACTCACTCTTTTTGTCTGTATATATACTTTTAGTTTCACATTAGCTCAAACTTATGAGATTTCGGGAAAAATCACAGACACAAATAACCAACCTATACTAGGCGCAAATATTATTTTAAAAGAGAATTTAGGAACAGTTTCAGGACAGAATGGAAATTATTCATTGAAAGTAGGAAAAGGAAACTATACGATTAAGATTTCTTACTTGGGATTTAAAACCATTACAAAATCTATTTCAGTTGAAGCATCTCAAGTATATAATTTTACACTCGTTCCTAAAGCAGAGTCTTTAAATGAAATTGTTATTACTGAAAATATTGAAGCTTTAGACACTCGCGACACACAAATGAGTGTTAATTCTCTTGACGCCGAAAGTATTAAAAATATTCCTGCCGCATTTGGTGAAGTAGATGTTATTAGATCACTCTTACAATTACCAGGTGTTTCTAATGCCGGTGAAGGTGCAGCTGGATTTAATGTTCGAGGTGGTAATACTGACCAGAATTTAATTCTTGTTGATGATGCTATACTATTCAGCTCTTCGCATCTTTTTGGCTTTTTCTCGATATTTAACCCAGATGCAGTAGATAATTTAAAACTTTACAAAGGCGGTATTCCTGCAA contains the following coding sequences:
- a CDS encoding endonuclease/exonuclease/phosphatase family protein, whose translation is MAGFRKLNFRNKLIYSLNLLFALLLIVAYLLPFIPPKLSSILSIINLGLGILLAINVLFMLYWVILLKRQVFLSLLCILIGFNYWNSIYAFNTLNKNRNITDSTIDIMNYNVRLFNKYKWIDSDKVPQNIKKFIHKQSPDILALQDYYLHESTDLKEFKYSYKQPTKANGKNGLAIFSNYKIIRTKNLEFEQTANNAIYADVVINNDTLRIFAVHLESLKIVPNVKQLQNNDQQKLVNRIGKSFIKQQSQAELVAKEIKNSPYKVVVCADLNNSPVSYVSRKILGNRLQDSFKEVGQGFGKTFDFDFIPLRIDVIYVDKNLKPIKFKNFDVNYSDHYPILTRIEI
- a CDS encoding WbqC family protein codes for the protein MVTSLFHPAYFGPLDQYIAMSKADCIAFEMHDNYQKQTYRNRQYIYGANGRLQLNIPVKHRKDNHQRQLYKDVKIEQSFKWQQLHWKSIQTAYRTSPFFEFYEDDFAFLFEKPATFLMDYNLKCTEVVAEALGIDFNFKFTDEYKLVYSSNNEIKDERRFISAKRSAFYGISEYNQVFKSKYGFIPNLCVLDVLFNLGPSAEVYFDQIK
- the lepB gene encoding signal peptidase I — encoded protein: MLTLINLLVLIIIIQVIHFLGTWKLYKRAGREAWEAAIPIYNAIVLLKIINRPWWWVFLLFIPVINVIMFPVIWVETARSFGKNSTLDTFLAIFSLGFYNYYLNYLSTCQYLGNRSIKATTKTGEFVSSVVFAVVAATIVHTYVMQPFTIPTSSLEKSLLVGDFLFVSKFHYGARVPKTPISFPMVHDSIPGLGVKSYSSSVELPLMRLPAITEIERNDIVVFNWPVDTVRMFGDSSGKHYHKPIDKKSNYVKRTVGVPGDSLKIVDGKIYINSKPLELPERAKPQYSYIVQGKGQGFNLRSLVEIYNITDGIAWFNKSKRQYLIPAVTEASAKKLENHPNVEWIKRQIDPKGEKDLKIFPNNKKVNWNRDQFGPIYIPKKGKTVKLNAESFSLYRRVIEVYEGSELGRQQSLSIKGDQVYMNNKPIDNYTFKQDYYFMMGDNRHNSEDSRFWGYVPMSHVVGKPVFIWLSLDGNASGLLDKLRLDRMFTTVAGEGERVSYLQYFLIALVLWFGFRYFSKKRKKA
- the dapB gene encoding 4-hydroxy-tetrahydrodipicolinate reductase; this encodes MKLALLGYGKMGKAIEKVALNRGHEVIYKTNKDIDLDLLKQADLAIDFSVPDAAFKNISEALKIQLPVISGTTGWLNRYDEAVKLCHKHESKFLYASNFSVGVNLFFKLNAYLSKLMVNTDYNAKLEETHHIHKKDAPSGTAITLAEQVIEDHTKYSEWSCPPEHEAFKLPIEAYREGEVFGDHTVTFFNKIDQLSIRHTAFSRDGFSKGAVIAAEWIYKQPTGVYTMAQVLDDLTQ
- a CDS encoding DUF5683 domain-containing protein, with amino-acid sequence MPKLLIALIVVFINSFVFAQTDTTSVLKLNTNRKSLKSESKFQANPFDANAPAKAAFYSAVLPGLGQAYNKSYWKIPLVYGAIGASTYFYIFNNNEYNRYRDAYKSRLAGFEDDEFFGVLTNENLIDAQKQFRQNKEYSLLFIIGFYILNIIDANVEAHLNQFNVSRDLSVSPQIIPNHITRKPEFNLTFNIKLN
- a CDS encoding ParB/RepB/Spo0J family partition protein; this translates as MAKTTRKKALGRGLSALLNDPENDIQSVEDKNADKVVGNIVELELDSIEVNPFQPRTSFNEDALDELASSIRELGVIQPITVRKVGQQAYQLVSGERRFRASKIVGLETIPAYIRIANDQESLEMALVENIQRQDLDPIEIALSYQRLIDEIDLTQEQLSDRVGKNRSTIANYLRLLKLDPIIQTGMRDGFLSMGHGRALINISNTEQQIEVYEKILKEKLSVRETEKLVKSINEGRKKPISQPKLDQDKQQQLKAISQHFGAKIDIKITKKGNGKIILPFSSDEDFNRIAKLLQDSKNA
- a CDS encoding ParA family protein gives rise to the protein MGKIIAIANQKGGVGKTTTAVNLAAALGVLEKKVLLIDADPQANATSGLGIDVETVEVGTYQLLEHTSKANEAIIETDSPNLDLIPAHIDLVAIELELVDQDNRELMLKQATRNLKENYDYVIIDCAPSLGLLTLNALAAADSVIIPIQCEYFALEGLGKLLNTIKSVQKVHHKDLLIEGLLLTMYDSRLRLSNQVVDEVKKHFSDMVFDTIIQRNVRLSEAPSYGESIIKYDAASKGANNYLSLAEELINA